One stretch of Gouania willdenowi chromosome 16, fGouWil2.1, whole genome shotgun sequence DNA includes these proteins:
- the serinc2l gene encoding serine incorporator 2, producing the protein MGACLAACSLASCASCLCGSAPCLLCGCCPSSKNSTITRLVFSCFLLLGTFVSVIMILPGMETQLRKIPGFCQGGTSIPGLENHMNCDVIVGYKSVYRLGFAMTCFFFLFSVIMVCVRSSRDPRAVLQNGVWFLKFLVLLAITVGAFYIPDGTFHTVWFYIGMVGSFLFIIIQLILLIDFAHSWNKVWVEKAESSDNKCWFAGLLSFTITYYALTITAVVLFFIYYTKPDDCTEHKVFISLNLILCVIVSIVAILPKIQEAQPHSGLLQSSLISLYTMYVTWSAMTNNPNRNCNPSLLSLVSNVNVTETPGDETSKHVQWWDAQGIVSLVIFLFCTLYASIRSSSNAQVNKLMQTEGGGSDVEGVVGEDGFSRAVDNEEDGVTYSYSFFHFHLCLASLYIMMTLTNWYQPDTSTQAMYSLMPAVWVKMSSSWLGLGIYLWTLIAPVLFPDRDFS; encoded by the exons ATGGGCGCTTGTCTGGCTGCGTGTTCTTTAGCTAGCTGT GCCTCCTGTCTATGTGGCTCAGCACCATGTCTCCTGTGCGGCTGTTGTCCTTCCTCCAAAAATTCCACCATCACACGCCTGGTTTTCTCCTGCTTTTTACTGCTGGGAACCTTTGTATCTGTCATCATGATCCTTCCAGGAATGGAGACACAACTCCGCAAA ATCCCAGGATTTTGCCAAGGAGGAACTTCTATACCTGGTCTAGAGAACCACATGAATTGTGACGTGATCGTGGGCTATAAGTCTGTGTATCGATTGGGTTTTGCCATGACCTGCTTCTTCTTCCTGTTCTCTGTCATCATGgtctgtgtgcgcagcagcAGAGACCCCCGGGCAGTCTTACAGAATGG agtatggtttttaaaatttctgGTCCTGCTTGCCATAACCGTGGGAGCTTTTTACATCCCTGATGGAACATTTCACACTG TGTGGTTTTACATTGGTATGGTGGGATCCTTCCTCTTCATTATCATCCAGCTCATCCTTCTTATCGACTTTGCCCACTCATGGAACAAGGTGTGGGTAGAAAAAGCTGAAAGCTCAGACAACAAGTGCTGGTTTGCAG GCCTGCTGTCGTTTACTATCACATATTACGCCCTGACCATCACAGCCGTGGTGCTTTTCTTCATTTACTACACAAAGCCTGACGACTGCACGGAGCACAAAGTCTTCATCAGCCTTAACCTGATCTTATGCGTCATCGTCTCTATAGTTGCAATTTTACCAAAGATACAG GAAGCTCAACCACACTCTGGTCTGCTCCAGTCTTCATTGATCTCTCTTTACACCATGTACGTCACATGGTCTGCAATGACCAACAATCCAA ATCGCAACTGTAACCCCAGCCTGTTGAGCCTGGTGTCAAACGTCAATGTCACTGAAACGCCAGGTGATGAAACCTCTAAGCATGTGCAGTGGTGGGATGCACAGGGCATTGTTAGTTTAGTCATCTTTCTCTTCTGCACACTCTATGCCAG TATCCGATCATCCAGTAATGCCCAGGTAAACAAGCTGATGCAGACGGAGGGTGGAGGCTCCGATGTGGAGGGCGTTGTGGGGGAGGACGGCTTCAGCAGGGCTGTAGACAATGAGGAGGATGGCGTCACTTACAGCTACTCCTTTTTCCATTTCCATCTCTGTCTGGCCTCTTTGTACATTATGATGACTCTCACCAACTGGTACCA ACCAGACACCAGCACCCAGGCCATGTATAGCCTGATGCCAGCAGTGTGGGTAAAGATGAGCTCCAGCTGGCTGGGCCTGGGCATCTACCTGTGGACCCTCATCGCCCCCGTCCTCTTCCCTGACAGAGACTTCAGCTGA